One Salvelinus sp. IW2-2015 linkage group LG35, ASM291031v2, whole genome shotgun sequence DNA segment encodes these proteins:
- the LOC111958740 gene encoding protein THEMIS2-like, with the protein MAGTEVVMSLQELIASLDQTCLPRILQVCSGVYFQGSVYELSGNEVCLSTGDLVKVIDIELLSVSCEDISNNEKFQLPLNHADLFKLVPEEMPYSTVEEMVSLRPVGLDTCFPFTFTSQCELTFENFTLGAGVAVTMLYIEQQDGGEESCVRCQLRGQQGALAEVLVPFSCRGEFYECESDQTYTLQEIISSPHLCIRRFHFSKNTKHRGSLVFSPIYQVQAIMHLRKNIVKFPSSLEVDVVDVTTQSQDLTFVTPLTLPEVFAQPDEAFPTMAEILEHHEGQPLFRCTWLAELHKGHPLVLHKRGSSAMVLASGIKGRNARQYFLVSQRYGGRLRRRPREFESVYELYAASTRALFLKVRVTQHSEELDEEGFLALSVGEQLEVLRCEKVKLPGGRTSQEKNNQTMDVLVCRRLQEVGDDEEDEEEESEVVHLPLYMQSHFVEKLTDNKKYSLKDLGKAFALPLDVKVASRDAELETDPLVGFSSLRLEATTIQPMIQASLPGKPERCFEIPTHWLNMSLSLTNDPLPLAQEYHLETVTEVTDSFYCEFRKLTASDEPPPPRPPKPSSRSKPSSGSKSSKATPSPSQPDTPCHPPKSGTLSLLSGLSLDSKKTHRPPAPLPPAITDAPPLNPRKPMTGVKSGKAQPNTYVTSISHKPNNKVPKYEVQADEGSDHDYEQVDDMLKTAQDSFLLY; encoded by the exons ATGGCAGGCACTGAAGTAGTTATGTCCCTGCAAGAATTAATTGCATCCTTGGATCAAACTTGTCTGCCACGGATTCTACAGGTTTGCTCTGGTGTATACTTTCAAG GGTCTGTTTATGAGCTGTCGGGAAACGAGGTGTGCCTATCCACGGGGGACCTGGTGAAGGTCATCGACATCGAGCTCCTGTCTGTCAGCTGTGAGGACATCAGCAACAATGAGAAGTTtcagctgcccctcaaccatgcAG ATCTGTTCAAGCTGGTTCCAGAGGAGATGCCATACAGCACAGTGGAGGAGATGGTGAGCCTGAGGCCTGTAGGCCTGGACACCTGCTTTCCCTTCACCTTCACCAGCCAATGTGAGCTGACTTTTGAGAATTTCACCCTCGGCGCCGGGGTGGCCGTGACCATGCTGTACATCGAGCAGCAAGACGGGGGTGAGGAGAGCTGCGTCCGCTGTCAACTCAGAGGCCAGCAGGGGGCGTTGGCTGAAGTGCTAGTCCCCTTCTCCTGCCGTGGGGAGTTCTATGAGTGTGAGAGTGACCAGACCTACACCCTCCAGGAGATCATATCCTCGCCCCACCTCTGTATCCGGCGCTTTCACTTCAGCAAGAATACCAAGCATAGGGGATCGCTAGTCTTCAGCCCCATATACCAGGTCCAGGCCATCATGCACT TGAGGAAGAACATAGTCAAGTTCCCCTCCAGCTTGGAGGTGGATGTAGTTGACGTGACGACGCAATCCCAAGACTTGACATTTGTGACCCCGCTCACTCTGCCCGAGGTATTTGCCCAGCCAGACGAGGCCTTCCCCACCATGGCTGAAATACTGGAGCACCATGAGGGCCAGCCTTTGTTCCGCTGTACCTGGCTGGCTGAACTACACAAGGGCCATCCTCTAGTCCTTCACAAGCGTGGTTCCTCAGCCATGGTTCTGGCTTCGGGTATCAAGGGGCGCAATGCCCGCCAGTACTTCCTAGTGTCGCAGCGCTACGGGGGACGCCTGCGACGGAGGCCGCGGGAGTTTGAGTCAGTGTACGAGCTGTACGCCGCCTCGACTCGGGCACTGTTTCTCAAGGTCAGGGTGACGCAGCACAGTGAGGAGCTGGACGAGGAGGGGTTTCTGGCGCTCAGTGTGGGCGAGCAGCTGGAGGTGCTGCGCTGCGAGAAGGTGAAGCTGCCTGGTGGAAGAACCAGCCAGGAGAAGAATAACCAGACCATGGATGTCCTTGTATGTAGACGTCTCCAAGAAGTGGGCGATGacgaggaggatgaagaggaggagagcgaggtgGTCCACTTGCCCCTGTACATGCAGAGCCACTTTGTGGAGAAGCTCACGGACAACAAGAAGTACAGCCTGAAGGACTTGGGCAAGGCCTTTGCCCTGCCGTTGGACGTTAAGGTGGCGAGCCGTGACGCAGAGCTGGAGACAGATCCTCTGGTGGGGTTCTCATCCCTGAGGCTGGAGGCTACAACTATACAGCCCATGATACAGGCCAGCCTTCCAGGAAAGCCAGAGAGGTGCTTTGAGATACCCACTCACTGGCTTAACATGTCTTTGTCCTTAACTAATGACCCCTTGCCTTTGGCCCAAGAATATCACCTGGAGACAGTTACAGAGGTGACGGACTCATTCTATTGCGAATTTCGAAAGCTCACCGCATCAGATGAACCCCCACCACCACGTCCACCAAAGCCATCGTCAAGATCAAAGCCATCGTCAGGCTCAAAGTCTTCAAAGGCAACCCCTTCACCCTCACAACCAGACACCCCCTGCCATCCACCCAAAAGTGGCACCCTTTCCCTGTTGAGTGGTCTAAGTCTTGATAGCAAAAAGACTCACAGGCCCCCTGCTCCTCTGCCTCCG GCTATCACGGATGCCCCTCCGCTGAATCCAAGAAAGCCTATGACCGGTGTCAAGTCAGGAAAGGCTCAGCCAAACACTTATGTCACGTCTATAAGTCACAAGCCCAACAATAAAG TGCCGAAATATGAAGTGCAAGCAGATGAGGGCAGCGACCATGATTATGAGCAAGTGGACGACATGTTGAAAACAGCACAGGACAGTTTTTTACTTTACTGA
- the LOC111958741 gene encoding nuclear inhibitor of protein phosphatase 1 has product MATNATATNLPSFDCPTWAGKPPPGLHLDVMKGDKMVEKLIIDEKKYYLFGRNPDMCDFTIDHQSCSRVHAALVYHKHLKRVFLIDNNSTHGTYLGHIRLEPNKPQQVPIDSTMSFGASTRAYTIREKPQSQQGTNATTGDSKAGEDEEGSKGLLGLPEEETELENLTEFNTAHNKRISTLTIEEGNLEIQRPKRKRRNSRVTFNEDDEVINPEDIDPSVGRFRNMVQTAVVPIKKQKMERHGSLSMDDVVTRRIHNYTFGGGLYGDLPPTSHEVHPAGAPSGATILGGLPLPFPNPAPEVNLAPDAPQPPVTLNPVPVTGPYLSEVLNEPRKKKYAKEAWPGKKPTPSLLI; this is encoded by the exons ATGGCGACAAATGCAACTGCTACAAACTTACCATCTTTTGATTGTCCAACATG GGCAGGCAAGCCCCCTCCAGGACTCCATTTGGACGTGATGAAAGGTGACAAAATGGTCGAG AAACTGATCATTGACGAGAAAAAGTACTACTTATTCGGGAGGAACCCGGACATGTGTGACTTCACCATCGACCACCAGTCATGTTCACGCGTGCATGCTGCCCTGGTCTACCACAAGCACCTGAAGAGGGTGTTCCTTATTGATAACAACAGCA CGCATGGTACCTATCTGGGACACATCCGCCTGGAGCCCAATAAGCCTCAGCAGGTCCCCATAGACTCCACCATGTCGTTTGGAGCATCCACGCGAGCCTACACCATCCGGGAGAAACCTCAGAGCCAGCAAGGAACCAACGCCACCACAGGGGACAGCAAGGCCGGAGAGGACGAGGAGGGGTCTAAGGGCCTCTTAGGATTACCAGAGGAGGAGACCGAGCTAGAG AACCTGACAGAGTTCAACACGGCCCACAACAAGCGCATCTCAACCCTGACCATCGAGGAGGGCAACCTAGAGATCCAGAGACCCAAGAGGAAGAGGCGGAACTCCAGAGTCACCTTCAACGAGGACGATGAGGTCATCAACCCGG AGGACATTGATCCCTCAGTGGGGCGCTTCAGGAACATGGTGCAGACTGCTGTCGTCCCTATAAAG AAACAGAAAATGGAGAGGCACGGCTCACTTAGTATGGACGACGTTGTGACGAGGCGCATCCACAACTACACCTTCGGCGGCGGCCTTTACGGGGACCTGCCACCCACCAGCCACGAGGTCCACCCCGCCGGGGCCCCGAGCGGAGCCACTATCCTGGGGGGTCTCCCTCTACCCTTCCCCAACCCGGCCCCAGAGGTGAACCTGGCCCCGGATGCCCCCCAGCCACCTGTCACCCTCAACCCTGTCCCCGTTACAGGCCCCTATCTCTCCGAGGTCCTCAACGAGCCCCGCAAGAAAAAGTACGCTAAAGAGGCATGGCCAGGCAAGAAGCCCACCCCCTCCCTACTAATCTAA
- the cyp4t8 gene encoding cytochrome P450 4T8, whose protein sequence is MELFETLKKVTLESYRIHHLVAIFSLVYVILKISKLIVKRNEWIRALETFPGPPKHWLFGHVREFKEDGTDMYKVVKWGESYPFAFQMWFGPFVSFLNIHHPDYVKTILASTEPKDDLLYRFLIPWIGDGLLVSEGQKWFRHRRLLTPGFHYDVLKPYVKLMADSAKTMLDKWETHSKSDESFELFEHVSLMTLDSIMKCAFSSNTNCQTVQGGESGTNSYIKAVYELSDLVNVRFRIFPYHSEWIFQLSPHGYKYRKACNVAHSHTEEIIRKRKEALKDEKELSRIQAKRNLDFLDILLCARDEDQQGLSDEAIRAEVDTFMFEGHDTTASGISWTLYSLACNPEHQQICRDEVISALEERDTMEWEDLSKIPYTTMCIKESLRLYPPVPGMSRKITKPITFFDGRTVPEGCLVGTSIFGIHRNATVWENPNAFDPLRFLPENSAKRSPHAFVPFSAGPRNCIGQNFAMNEMKVVVAQTLKRYQLTEDPMKKPKMIPRLVLRSLNGIHLKIKPVNLEP, encoded by the exons ATGGAGTTATTTGAAACGTTGAAAAAAGTGACGCTGGAGTCCTATCGCATTCATCACTTGGTTGCAATATTTAGCCTGGTCTATGTAATTCTTAAAATCTCTAAACTTATTGTCAAAAGGAATGAATGGATTCGGGCGCTCGAGACATTCCCAGGACCACCAAAACACTGGCTTTTCGGGCATGTCCGAGAG TTTAAAGAAGACGGGACCGATATGTATAAGGTTGTCAAATGGGGAGAGTCGTACCCCTTTGCATTTCAAATGTGGTTTGGTCCATTTGTGTCCTTCCTCAATATTCACCACCCAGATTACGTCAAAACCATCCTGGCATCAACAG AGCCCAAAGATGACCTTTTATATAGATTTCTAATTCCGTGGATAG gggaTGGTTTACTGGTGTCTGAAGGTCAGAAATGGTTCCGCCACAGACGACTCCTGACCCCTGGCTTCCATTACGATGTTTTAAAGCCCTATGTCAAACTGATGGCTGATTCTGCCAAAACTATGCTG GACAAATGGGAGACTCACTCAAAATCCGACGAGTCATTTGAGTTATTTGAGCATGTGAGCCTCATGACACTGGACAGCATTATGAAGTGTGCCTTCAGCTCCAATACTAACTGCCAGACAGTGCAAGGGGGAGAGAG TGGAACCAACTCGTACATCAAGGCTGTGTACGAGCTCAGTGATCTGGTGAATGTCCGCTTCCGGATCTTTCCCTACCACAGCGAGTGGATCTTCCAACTTAGCCCACATGGGTACAAATACAGGAAAGCATGCAATGTTGCACACAGTCATACAG AGGAAATCATACGAAAGCGAAAAGAAGCCTTGAAGGACGAAAAGGAACTGAGCAGGATACAGGCTAAGAGAAACCTGGACTTTCTGGATATCCTGCTCTGCGCGCGA GACGAGGACCAGCAGGGCCTGTCGGATGAGGCTATCCGAGCAGAGGTGGACACCTTCATGTTCGAGGGCCACGACACCACAGCCAGTGGGATCTCCTGGACCCTGTACAGCCTGGCCTGCAACCCGGAGCACCAGCAGATCTGCAGGGACGAGGTCATCAGCGCCCTGGAGGAGAGGGACACCATGGAATG GGAAGATCTCAGTAAAATACCGTACACAACCATGTGCATAAAGGAATCCCTCCGCCTCTACCCTCCTGTACCTGGGATGTCCAGGAAGATAACCAAACCCATTACGTTCTTCGATGGGAGGACTGTGCCTGAAG GTTGTCTTGTTGGTACCAGCATTTTTGGCATTCATAGGAACGCGACCGTTTGGGAGAATCCTAAC GCATTCGACCCACTCCGATTTCTGCCTGAGAACTCTGCAAAAAGATCACCCCATGCCTTTGTCCCCTTCTCTGCCGGCCCGAG AAACTGCATTGGGCAGAACTTTGCCATGAATGAGATGAAGGTGGTGGTGGCACAGACACTCAAGCGATATCAGCTGACCGAGGACCCAATGAAGAAACCAAAAATGATTCCAAGACTGGTGCTCCGCTCACTCAATGGGATCCATCTGAAAATCAAACCTGTCAATCTTGAACCATAA
- the LOC111958777 gene encoding mediator of RNA polymerase II transcription subunit 18: protein MEAPPVSVLPITGGTINMMEYLLQGSVLDQALESLLHRLRGLCDNMEPETFADHELVYLLKGQQGNPFLLRARRSLSHPTVPWHLRYLGQPEVGDKSRHALVRNCVDVATSHSLPDFLNEMGFRMDHEFVAKGHIFRRGVLKVVVSKLSRILVPGNTENTEPLSLSYLVELSVLAPAGQDTMSEDMRSFAEQLKPLVHLEKIDPKRHM from the exons ATGGAGGCCCCACCAGTGTCAGTGCTGCCCATCACGGGGGGCACAATCAACATGATGGAGTACCTGCTGCAAG GCAGCGTCTTGGACCAGGCCCTCGAAAGCCTATTGCACCGCCTCCGGGGCCTTTGTGACAACATGGAACCCGAGACGTTTGCTGACCATGAGCTGGTCTACCTCCTGAAGGGCCAGCAGGGCAACCCGTTCCTGCTGCGCGCCCGCCGCTCCCTCTCCCACCCAACAGTTCCCTGGCACCTGCGCTACCTGGGCCAGCCGGAGGTGGGTGACAAGTCCCGCCACGCGCTGGTTCGCAACTGTGTGGATGTGGCCACCTCGCACAGCCTGCCCGACTTCCTCAACGAAATGGGCTTCCGCATGGACCACGAGTTTGTAGCCAAGGGCCACATTTTCCGTAGAGGCGTGCTCAAAGTGGTGGTGAGTAAACTGTCACGCATCCTGGTCCCTGGGAATACAGAGAACACTGAGCCGCTGTCACTCTCCTACCTGGTGGAGCTCAGTGTATTGGCCCCCGCGGGCCAGGATACCATGTCGGAGGACATGCGCAGCTTTGCTGAGCAGCTCAAGCCCCTTGTTCACCTGGAGAAGATTGACCCCAAGAGACACATGTAA